The following proteins are co-located in the Hemitrygon akajei chromosome 25, sHemAka1.3, whole genome shotgun sequence genome:
- the LOC140716173 gene encoding probable G-protein coupled receptor 139, giving the protein MHGEVTGLFYAIYYLVLAVIGVPGNLVTIAILSRGNCGLSKCITKYLVGMAVTDLLVLITAVILNRIKAIYFPISFLSITPVCSLRIVMIYIARDSSVWLTVAFTFDRFVAICCQRLKAKYCTERTAVIVMVTICVVSCLKNIPMYLIYEPVYVVNNVPWFCNIKQSFYSDISWIAFDCIDYILNPFVPFFMMLLLNALTVKHILTASKARQRIRIQNNQTKKNDPEMESRKKSIVLLFAISGSFLVLWTTIVVNFLYVRFTNSNYSAGSNPNDPKFILQESGIMLQLLSCCTNTCIYGATQRKFREEFTRALRYSFNQITKIVK; this is encoded by the exons ATGCACGGAGAGGTGACGGGTTTGTTCTACGCAATTTACTATCTTGTTCTGGCAGTTATTGGAGTCCCAG GTAACTTGGTGACGATTGCAATCCTGTCACGtggaaactgcggtctctccaaatgcatcacaaaATATCTTGTTGGCATGGCAGTAACGGATCTCCTGGTCCTCATTacggcagtgatattaaaccgcaTCAAAGCTATTTACTTTCCAATTTCATTCCTTTCAATTACACCTGTCTGTAGCCTCAGAATCGTTATGATCTACATAGCTAGAGACAGCTCGGTCTGGCTAACTGtcgctttcacgttcgatcgatTTGTTGCCATCTGTTGCCAGAGATTGAAGGCAAAATATTGCACAGAGAGAACTGCTGTTATCGTCATGGTGACGATTTGTGTTGTGAGCTGTTTGAAAAACATTCCCATGTACTTAATATATGAGCCTGTATACGTAGTCAACAATGTGCCTTGGTTTTGTAACATCAAACAAAGCTTTTATTCCGATATTTCATGGATTGCTTTTGACTGCATTGATTACATTTTGAACCCCTTTGTTCCCTTCTTCATGATGTTGCTCTTGAATGCTTTAACTGTCAAACACATTTTGACAGCCAGTAAAGCCCGCCAGAGAATACGCATTCAGAATAATCAAACCAAAAAGAACGACCCAGAGATGGAATCTCGGAAGAAATCCATTGTCTTGTTATTCGCTATCTCCGGTAGTTTTCTCGTGTTATGGACTACCATTGTCGTAAACTTCTTGTATGTGAGATTTACAAACAGTAATTACTCCGCAGGCTccaatcccaatgatccaaaattcatTCTTCAGGAAAGCGGAATCATGTTGCAACTCCTGAGCTGTtgtaccaacacgtgtatttatggAGCGACCCAGCGGAAGTTCAGAGAGGAATTTACGAGAGCACTGAGATACTCATTTAACCAAATTACTAAAATAGTAAAGTAA